In Pseudomonas sp. HR96, the DNA window ATCTTCGGCCTGGCGGAATGTCCGCCGCCTTGAGACCGGCCTGTCGGCCTCTCGGGGTCTGCGACCCCTCCCACATGAGACCACGCCCGACGTGGGAGGGGGCAACGCCCCCGAGAGGCCACAAGGCCGGTTTGATCTTCGGGCGCCTGGCGGAACGTCCGCCGCCTTGAGACCGGCCTGTCGGCCTCTCGGGGTCTGCGACCCCTCCCACATGAGACCACGCCCGACGTGGGAGGGGGCAACGCCCCCATCTCACGGCCGATACGCAACACCAGGCCATTCGATGCCCCGCTGCGACAATTGGTAGCAGACTAAGTATTTCCCCTCTGGCACCGCTATATGTTTTTCTATATAGCGTAAATTCCAGAGCCTCCCAATGCCTGTGCCAGACCCATCGCGCCACTTCACGGCCTGGCTGACCGCCGCCCTGGCCCTGCTCCTGTTCGCCGCCGTCGCATCCCTGACCCTGGGCCGCTACCCCATCGGCCTCGGCGAGCTGTGGCGTTTCCTCGGCCATGACCTCAGCCCGCAACGCCAGCAATTGCTGCACAGCGTCATCCTTGACACACGCCTGCCACGGGTGATCGGCGCGGTGCTGGTGGGCGCCGGGCTGTCGGCGTCCGGCGCCGCCTACCAGGCTGTGTTCCGCAACCCGCTGGTCTCGCCGGGCCTGCTCGGCGTGCTCAGCGGCTGCGCGCTGGGCGCCTCGCTGGCGATCGTGCTGGGCCTGCAGGGGCTATGGATCTCGCTGCTGGCCTGCGTCACCGGGCTGCTGGCAGTGGGCGTCGGGGTCGCGGTGGCGGCGATGTTCACCACGCCCTCGATCCTCATGCTGGTGCTCGGCGGCATCGTCAGCAACGCGCTGTTCACCGCCCTGCTGTCCATTGTGCAATACCTGGCGGACCCGCAGGACCAACTGCCGACCATCGTCTACTGGATGCTGGGCAGCCTCAGCGCGGTCGACCCCCATGCCCTGGGCTGGACCGCTCCGGTGCTGATCGTGGCGATCATCGCCCTGTGCCTGCTGGGCCGGGTGATCGATGCACTGTCGCTGAGTGATGACGAAGCCCGCAGTCTGGGCGTGCCGGTGTCGGTGATCCGCTATGGGGTGATTGCCCTGGCTACGCTGATCAGCGCCCTGACCGTCAGCATCGCCGGCATGGTGGGCTGGGTCGGCCTGCTGGTGCCGCACCTGGCGCGCTTTCTGGTGGGCCCCAGCAGCGCCCGCCTGCTGCCGATCAGCGCCTGCCTGGGCGGCTGCTTCCTGCTGGCGGCCGACGGCCTGGCGCGCAGTTTCAGCGCCGGCGAAATCCCCTTGGGCATCATCACCGAACTGCTCGGTGCCCTGGCCTTCGTGCTGGTGTTGAACCGCGTGCGCCGGGGCTGGCTATGAGCGCTCTGCTGACCGCCGAGCACCTTAGCTACCGCATCGAAGGGCGCTCGGTGCTGGCGGGCATCGACCTGCAGGTCCACTGCGGCGACTGCATCACCCTGCTCGGCGCCAATGGCGCCGGCAAGAGCACCCTGCTGCGCCTGCTGCTTGGCCTGCTCAAGCCCCATGGCGGCCAGGTGCGGCTCAACGGCCAGGCGCTGGCGACGGTCAAGCGGCGCGGCATCGCCCGGCAGGTCGCCTATGTGCCCCAGAGCCATGTGCCGAGTTTTCCCTACCGAGTCCGCGAGGTGGTCAGCCAAGGGCGCTTGCCCAGCACCGGCCTGGGCCGCGCACCGAATGCCCGGGATCACGTCGTCGTCGATCAGGCGCTGGCCGAATTGGGCATCGAGCACCTGGCGCAGCGCTTGTACACCGAATTGTCCGGCGGTGAGCGGCAGTTGGCGCTGATCGCCCGCGCCCTGGTGCAGCAGGCGCGGCTGATCATTCTCGACGAACCGGTGGCGGGCCTGGACTACGGCCACCAGCAGCGTCTGCTCGAACACCTGCAGCGCCTGGCGCGCGCCGGGTTGAGCATCCTCAGCAGCAGCCACCACCCCGAGCACGCCCTGGCCTGGGCCAACCGCGCCTGGGTGCTGGAGCACGGCCGGCTGATCGCCGACGGCACCCCCCACGCGGTGATCGACGCCCAGTTGATCGCCCGGCTGTACCAGCGCCAGGTGCGTCAGGTCGACGTGCCGCCCCATCGTTTTTTCGTCCCCTTGTGAGCCTGACCACCATGCCCTCCACCGCTTTGCGTTTTGCCTTGTCACCGCTGTGCCTCGCCGTGTCACTAGGCGTCGCCCACGCCGCCGACAGCGACTCGATCCAGCTGGCGCCCGTCGACGTCACCGCCAGCGCAACCCCTGACGACGACACCCAGCTGGCGAAAAACAAGGCCGCGAGCCTCGGCCCGCTGGGCGAGCGCAAGGTGCAGGACACGCCCTACTCGATCAACGTGGTCAATGCCCAGCTGATCGACAACCAGCAGTACAAAAGCTTCAAGGACATCCTGCGCCTGATGCCGTCGGTACAAGGCGACGGCGCCCGGCCGCAGAGCCGTGGCATGCAGGGCAGCGTGGTGCAGAATTCACGGCTGGACGGCCTCAACGTGGTCTCGACCACCGACTACCCTGCCGAGCAGTTCTCTGCCATCGAAGTACTCAATGGCCTGGCCGGTGCGCTGTACGGCCCTGCGAACCCGGCCGGCACCTTCAATTTCATCTCCAAGCGGCCCACCGACGAGACCCGCAACCGGGTGACGGTGGGCGTCGGCACCGGCCTGACCTGGCTCAAGGAAGCCGACCTGTCCGGCCCCTTCGACCCGGACGGGCGCATCAAGTACCGCCTCGACCTGCTCGACGAACAGGGCCAGGGCTACAACCCGGGCAGCCAGCTGCGTCGCCAGCTGGTCAGCCTGGCGCTGGACTTCCAGCTCAGCGACCAGGACCTGCTGCAGACCAACTTCAGCTACTACAACTTCCTCGACAAGGGCCTGCCCGGCAAATTCGCCCTGGCCAGCAACGCCAGTTTCCCCCACGCGCTGGACCCCACCCGCAGCAACCTGGGGCAGAACTACGCTGGCGACAACAACACCACCGAGACCGCCAGCGCGCACTGGAAACATGATTTCAACGGCAACTGGAAGCTGGACGTCGGCGGCCTGCGGCAGATTGCCGACCGCCAAAGCACCGGCGTCACCAATACCCTGAGCACCACCCCCGGCCAGTACACCAGCTCGGTGTCGTCGGCCACCGCCAGCCGTTTCACCATCAACAGCTACCTGGTCAGCCTCAACGGCAGCGAATGGACCGGCCCGGTGCGCCACGACCTGACCCTGGGCCTGAGCGGCTTCAACTGGCAGAACTACAACCCGGTCGCTGGCGCCACCACCACCCTGGGCACTGCCAACCTCAGCGATCCGCAGGACTTCGCCGAACCGAACTATCCGGACTTCACCGACCGCTACCAGTCGGCGGTGGCTACCCAGCGCGCGCTGATCTTCGGCGACACCCTGACCTTCACCCCGCAGTGGAGCCTGATGCTCACCGGCAGCCAGAGCCGGCTGACCAGTCGCAACTACGCCAAGACCCTGAACGTCACCTCCAGCTCCGAGGACAGTGGCCTGAGCAGCGCCACCAGCCTGCTGTACAAGCCGGTGGAGGACCTGACCCTCTACGTCACCTACGCCGACAGCCTGCAACAGGGCGACACAGCGCCGACCGGTACCAGCAACGCCAACGACATCCTGGCCCCCTACCGCAGCAAGGAGTGGGAGACCGGGGCGAAGTGGGCACTGGACCGTGTCAACCTGTCGCTGGCCGCGTTCCAGATCAAACGCCCCTATGCCTATACCCAGGGCACCGTCTACGCCAACGGCGGCGAGCAACGCAACCGTGGCGTCGAGTTCATGGCCGACGGCAAGGCCAGCGACACCGTGCAGCTGTTCGGCGGCCTGACCTGGCTGGACCCCAAACTGCTCCACACCGGCACCCCGAGCACCGAGGACACGCGCATCGTCGGCCTGGCCAAATACACCGCCAACCTGCTCACCGTGGTGCAGATACCCCAGGTGCAGGGCCTGTCGCTCAACCTCAACAGCCGCTATGTGGGCCGCCGCCCCACCGACAACACCGACAGCAGCTGGGTCTCGGGCTACAGCACCTTCGACGCCGGCGCCGCCTTGACCACCACCTTGTGGCACCGCAACACCACCTACCGGCTGGAGGTCGAGAACCTGACCGATCGGCGCTACTGGACCAACGTCGTGCCCGGCGGCCTCAACGGCTACTCCGGGGCCGGCAATGCCAGTGCCTCGCTGGGCACCCCGCGCGAAGTCCAGGCCTCGATCCAGGTGGACCTGTGAGCGCCCGCGCCTGGCTGAGCGCTGCCGCGCTGGCCTTGTGCAGCGCCGGTGCCCTGGCCGACGCCGGCCACCTTGTGCGCGATGACGCCGGCCAGCAGGTCAGCGTGCCGGCCAGCCCCCAGCACATCGCCGACGCCTGGTACGCGCACCATGCGTTGCTGATGACCCTGGGCGCCGGCGACCGTATCGCCGCCACCGTCAACCACGAGGCTGGCCAGCCCTGGATGTTCCTCGTGCAGCCGTCGCTGCGCCAGGCACTCAGTGTGCCGGGCAACGCCTTCGGCGCCGAAAGCCTGCTGGCGGCAAAGGTCGACCTGGCCTTCGTCAGCACCGGCGACCGCAACGCCCAGGCCTACCAGCAGGCGGGCATCGCCGTGGTGCATGTCGGCTTCAAGGACATCCCCGGGCTGCAGCACACCCTGCTGCTGACCGCCCAGGCTCTGGGCAGCGACAGCGCCCGGCAGCGCGCCCAGGCCTACAACGCCTACCTCGACAAAGCACTGGCCGAGGTTTCCACGCGCACAGCCAGCCTCACCGCGCAGCAACGCCCGCGCGTGCTGCACATCGCCTCGCTCAATCCTCTGAAGGTCGACGGCGATGGCACCCTGATCGATGACTGGATCAAACTGGTCGGCGGGCGCAACGCCGCCGACGGCCTGCACGGCAACCTGCAGACGGTGTCCGCCGAACAACTGCTGGGCTGGCAACCCGATGTGCTGATCCTCGCCGCCAACGCTGGCAACCTCGCCGATTCGCCCGCCAGCGCGCTGCTCGGGGAACTGGACGCGGTGCAGCACGGCCGGGTACTGCGCAACCCCGCCGGGGTGTTCCCCTGGGACCGCTACGGCACCGAAATCGCCCTGCAACTGCCGTGGGCCGCACAGCAATTGCACCCGGAGTTGTTCAAGGACGTCGACCTGAATGCCCTGACCATCGATTTCTACCGACGCTTTTTCGACTACCCGCTGTCGACGGCGCAGGCGGCGCGTATTATCGGAGGTTTGCTTCCCCAGTAGCATCAAGTGACAACTGGGCCTTGCTCACGCCAAGGGTTGCTATAAAATCTATAGCAATATTGACTGTCGATCTGCGCTGCGGAGGATCCCATGGCCCATGTTGAAAAGCTGGACACGGTCTTGTTTCGGCTTCGCCCCCAAGACACCCCTACAGGCATCAGTACCGAAACCTTCGGTTTGCTGATGGCCCAAACCGGAATGAACAAGACCGAGGTGATCCACTATGCCTTGCGCCAGCTAGCAGACCGTTATCTGCCGAAGTATGAGCTCGACGACGGCCCTCTGACCCCGGAACAGATGGACGCAATAAAAGCTGCAAGTCCAGCCCTGCCAGACAGCCGACTGACGCGATCGCTGTTTTGATCTCGCCACGCCCATTCACTCCCCTGCCTGCACCGGGCGACATCGTCTGGTGCAAGTTTCCCGAGAGGCTTGGCACCCCTGGCCCGAAGAGTCGGCCGGGGCTGGTCATCGGCGTGTTCGATGAGGAGCGCAAGGTTCGGGTATGTTATGGGACCAGCCAGAAAACCGACCGGATCTACCCCGGCGAGTTTGTGCTCGATCCCGATGATGATGGATTCCCCTTGAGCGGACTGGGCGCACGCACTAAATTCGATCTGAACCACACCTTCGATCTGGCGTTCGATACGGACTGGTTTGCGATGCATTCAAGCCTGGTTCCCGCGATACCGTTGCCGAAGATGGGTTCATTGCATTCCAGCTACATGCAAGCCATCAAAAAAGCGCAAAGCCGTTAATCCCTGAGCCGATTCAAGCATGAATGAACAACTGCACATAGAAGACCTGCACCCTGGCACCGGGAAGGCCGTGGTCAAGGGCGCGCTGATCACCACGCACTACACCGGCTGGCTGGAAGACGGCCAGGAGTTCGATTCGTCGCACTCGCGCGGCAAGCCGTTCCAGTGCGTGATCGGCACCGGGCGCGTGATCAAGGGGTGGGACATCGGCCTGATGGGCATGCAGGTCGGCGGCAAGCGGCGTCTGTGGGTGCCGGCGCACCTCGCCTATGGCGAGCGGCAGATGGGCAAGCTGATCACGCCGCACTCGAACCTGCGCTTCGAGATCGAGCTGCTGGAAGTGCTGACCCGGGAGGATTGATCACCCCGGAGGAGGTCAGCGCCGCCGCCCCAGTTTTCAGCTTGCCAGCTGCTTGAGCAGCAAGGCATCGCCCACCGCCTCGCCCCCTGCAGTATTGTCGAAGATCACCCATACCGGCCGATCCGTCGGCAAATGCTCCACCAGACGCTGCAGATACGCCTGCCCATACGCCGAATAATAAATCCTTGGCGATCCATGCAGCCGCCAATACTCGAAGCCATTCCAGCCGCCCGGGATGTCACCACCGGCTATCGGCGCGGGGTCGGCCGCTACCCGGGCGATGCGCTGTTCGATCAGCAACGGCTGCGCCTGCAGCCAGCTGGGATGCCGCGGTTCGAGGGCGACCGCGCCGCTGTAGCGCTCGCGCAGCGCCGTGAAAAACTCCTCGGCGGCCTCTGCCTGGTAGTGCAACGACGGCGGCAACTGCACCAGCAGACAACCGAGTTTGTCGCCCAGTGCCGCGCATTGGCCAAGGAACTCGTCGAGCAAGGTGCTGCAATCGTTCAAGCGGGCGACGTGGGTGATCTGCTTGGGCATCTTGACCGAGAAACGGAAACCGGCGGGAACGCTTTGCGCCCAACGGGCGTAGGTGGCGGGACGGTGTGGGCGGTAGAACGAGCTGTTGATTTCCACGGCGCCGAGCACCTGGCTGTAGCGCTGCAGATGCGAACCTTGGACGGGGAACAGATTCTGGCAGCCGCGCGGCAGGCTCCAGCCAGCGCAACCGAGCAATAACGACATGGGCAGCTACCTCGGGCGGGGTTACAGGCTGTGACCCCGCCCGAGTCCAACGGTGCCGCAATCAGCGCGTGAAGTCAGTCTTCCAGTAGTCTTCGATCTTGCCTACCAGCGACTTGGGCAGTGCCACGTAGTCCAGCGAAGCGGCCTGTTGCTGGCCGTTTTCCAGCGACCACTTGAAGAAGTCGAAGGCCGCAGCGCTTTGCTCGGCGTTCTTGGGCTGCTTGTACATGATGATCCAGGTGGTCGCGGTGATCGGCCAGGCGCCATCGCCCGGGGCGTTGGTCATGATCACGTTGAAGTCCTTGGCGCTGTTCCAGTCGGCGGTGTCGGCAGCCGCCTGGAAGGCCTTGGCGCCCGGCTCGACGAACTTGCCGGCGGCGTTCTTGAGCTCGGTGTGGGACATCTTGTTCTGCATCGCATAGGCATATTCGACGTAGCCGATCGAACCCTTGATCTGCTTGACGTAGGCCGAGATGCCTTCGTTGCCCTTGCCACCGACGCCCACCGGCCATGGCACGGTAGTGCCGAAGCCGATCTTGTCCTTCCACTCGCCGCTGGCCTTGGCCAGGTAGTTGGTGAAGTTGAACGAAGTCCCCGAGCCGTCCGAGCGGTGCACCACGGTGATGGCGGTTTCCGGCAGTTTCAGGTCCGGGTTGAGCTTGACGATAGCCGGGTCGTTCCAGGTCTTGATGGTGCCCATGAAGATCTTCGCCAGGGTCTCGCCGTCGAGCTTCAGCTTGCCCGGTTCCACGCCTTCGACGTTGACCACCGGCACGATGCCGCCCACGACGCTGGGGAACTGGCCCAGGCCACCGGCCTTGAGGTCATCGGCCGACAAGGGCGCGTCGGAGGCGCCGAAGTCCACGGTGGCCGCCTTGATCTGGGCGATACCGCCACCCGAACCGATCGACTGATAGTTGATCTTGTGCGGGGCAGTCTTGCTGTAGTCCTGGGACCATTTCGACAGAACCGGGAACACGAAGCTCGAACCGGCACCGGTGACATCGGTAGCGTGGGCCATGCCGCTCAGAGCGAGCGACGCGAGCAGGATCGACAACCGGGTTTTAGTCAGCATTTTCAAGGTCTTGTCTCATCGATTCGAAATTAGTGTGGCATGCCACAGCGGTGACCGGGCCAATCTAACGGGGCAATGATGTCAGTTTGATAACAGTCGATGAATTTTTCTTCAGCCGGGGTGTACGACCTGGCTGTCAAAAAAACCGGCGTCAATTAAGCGATGTCATAAAGACATCACACAATTGCCTTATAAACACCGCATCTCCGTTTCGTCGCCCGGTGTCCCCGTGAAATTGCCCAAGCCCTTGTCTTTCCTGCGGCGCCAACGCCGCCCCGCCCGCCTGTGGCTGCGCCGCCTGGGTATTCCCGCGCGCATGGTGCTGTGCTTTTCCATCGCCGCACTGCTGCTGGGCGGCCTGGGCGGTTTCTGCCTGTGGCAGATGCAGGTCATCCGCCAGCAGGGCAGCGTCATCGAGAGCGGCGCGCTGCCGAGCATCGCCACCGCCGACGCCATCGCCATCGCCCTGGGCAAACTGCGCGGTGAAGGCCTGCGCCTGATCGTCGGCGCCGACGACCCCAGTGGCGTGGTCACCAGCAAGATCAACATCGGCCAGCTCAAGGACGAAGTCGACGCCCACTTCAAGACCTACCTGGCGCGGGTCAGCGACGGCACCGAGCAGGATTCCATCCGCGCCTTGCAGGCCGCCTATGAAACTTTCATGAGCGGCCTGCACGACGAAGTCGGCTTGATCGAACAGCAGCAACTGCCCGCAGCGCGCGCACTGTCGGACAGCACCCTGTCGATGCAGGGCGACCTGATGGACATGCAGGTGCAACTGCTGCGCGAGCTGAACAAGCAGACCGCCAGCGGCGCCGTGGACAGCGCCGGGGCGCGCTATCAGCAGGCCCGCAGCATCGCCCTGGGCGCCATTGCCGCCGCCTTGCTGCTGATCGTACTGCTGGCCTGGCGCCTGAGCGTCAGCATCATTCGCCCGCTGCGCGAGGCCTTGCAGATTGCCGGCACCATCGCCGACGGCGACCTCAGCCAGGCCGTGGTCGCCAGCGGCCGCGACGAAACCACCGACCTGTTGAACATGCTCGGGCGCATGCGCGGCAACCTGCATGGCACGGTCGGCCAGATCAACGCGGCGGCCGACCAGTTGAGCCATTCGGTGCAACAAATGGGCTCGATCGCCGAAGCCAGTGCGCAGAACCTGCAATACCAGAACGACGAGATCGAGCAGGCCGCCCTGGCCGTCACCCAGATGACTCAGGCTGCGGGTGACGTGGCCTTCAATGCCAATGACACCTCGGCGCAGTCGCAGGCCTCCAACGATGCCGCCAGCCTTGGCCAGGGCAAGCTTGGCGAGACCATCGTCTCGATCCGCAAGCTGGCCGACCGGGTGCTGGGCTGCTCGCAGCAGGCCGAAGGCCTGGCCGAGCGCACCCAAAGCATCAGCAAGATCCTCGACGTGATCCGCAGCATCGCCAACCAGACCAACCTGCTGGCGCTCAATGCCGCCATCGAGGCCGCACGCGCCGGTGAGGCCGGCCGCGGCTTCGCCGTGGTGGCCGACGAAGTGCGCTCGCTGGCGCAGCGCACCAGTGCCTCCACCGCCGAGATCGAGACCTTGATCGGTGACGTGCAGACCCGCGCCGAAGGCACTGCCCACGCCTTGCGCAGCACCGCCGAACAGTCCGGCCAGACCCTGGAACAGGCAGCGGGCACCCAGCAGGCGCTGGCGTTGATCATCGACGCCACGGCCAGCATCAACGACCGCAACCTGCTGATCGCCAGCGCCGCCGAGCAGCAGGCGCAGGTGGCCCAGGAGGTCGACCAGAACCTGGGCAGCATCCGCCAGCTGTCGGTGCAGACCGCCGCCACGGCGCAGCAGACCAGCGTGGCGAGCAGCCAACTGGCGCAACTGGCACAGGACCTCAACCTGACCGTGCGCCGGTTCGTGCTCTAGAACTGAATCTCGCAGGTCTGGAGCACGCGGGCGAACGGGCCACCCAGCGTCAGCTTGTGATGGGCGATGATCGCCTGCGCCGTGAGCACCGGCGTGTCCGGGCAGCTGTGGACACCGCCATAGGCACGCTACTGGTCATTGCCTGACCGGGCTGTGCTCACTGGCCCAGTCGATGGCCACCGGCCGGTTTTCCCGCGCCGAGCAATAGATCGCTTCCATCAGCAGGTGGTCCTGCAAGCCCTCCTCGCCCGGCGTGCGTGGCGACTTGCCGTTGAGTATGCAGTCGGCGAAGTGGTCGATCTCAAGGGCGAACTGATTCTTCGCGCCCAGGCGCAGCTCGTCCACAGCTTCGGCCGAGCCGTGCCGGTGCGCGATCCGCAAGCGCTGGCCGCGGTAGGCGAAGGCGTTCTCCAGGTCGAGCTTGCCCAGTTCCAGGTGGATGCGCAGGTCCTTGGACTCATGCGCGCCGTAGCTGGTCGAACAATTGGCTATGGCGCCGCTGGGAAAGCGCAGCATGAAGCTGATGGTTTCCTCGACCTGGGTGTAGCGCGGATCGCCTTGCGGGTTGACCACTTGCGCGTACAACTCTATCGGGTCCTCCCCCAACATGGCCCGCACGCCGTTGAGGCAGTACAGGCCGATGTCCGGCAGCGCACCACCGCCGGCCAGCGCGGCGTTCAGCCGCCACTGGCCGGCCGGCCCCTGGACCTGGGTGTTGCTCGCTTCGATCACCCGCGCCCGACCCAGCTCGCCGGACTGCACCAGGCGCGCCGCCTCCCGATTGAACACTTCATACTGGCAGCGGTAGGCGACCATCAGCTTGACCGCCGCCTGCTCGCAGTCGGCAATCATCTGCCGCGCCTGCTCGGCGTTGTTGGCCATGGGTTTTTCCGACAGCACATGCTTGCCGGCCTTGGCTGCAGCGCGCAGTTGCTCGGCATGCAGGCCGTTGGGGGTCACCAGGTATACCGCCTGCACCTGCGCATTCTCCGCCAGCCGGTTCATTTCGTCATACCCGTAGACCGCCTCGATACCGTACTGCGCAGCTACGGTGCGCGCCTTCTCGGGGCTACCAGAGACCAGCGCCACGGGGCGCGCGAGCTTGCACTCGTTGAAGGCCGGGAGGATCTCGCCCAACGCCAGGCGGCCGAGCCCGACAATCGCGAAGCCGACCCGCTGGGCCGGCGGCAGTGGCGCGGGCAGTGCTGGGTCGGGCTTGTCGGCCATGCCTTTCCAGTTGTCGAACAACACTTGGCCGTTTTCGACACGGCCACGGTCCAGCTCGCTGGGCGGGCGAATGGCGCCGCTGGCGGGCAGGGTCGGGCCCTGGGCAGTGCCCGGGCCTTGCTGGGTAAAAACGGGGTGCGACGTGTCGGCAGCCATGGTCCGCTCCTCTTTTATAGGCAATGACGCTCGATAAGAAATGACAGGTCAAACGACCACGGCGACCTGCTGCGGCCACGCGCACAGGGCATTGACGATGATCAGGCTGGCGATGACCAGCAGCGTCGCTGTGCCGAAGATCGACGTCAGCACGCAGCCGGCCACCGCGCCCAGCAATAGCGCCAGCCAGCGCAGCAGATCGCCTGCGGCTTCGGCCCAGCGCGCGGCAGCCAGGGCGCGGCCAGTCTTGACCAGCACGCCGGTGATGAAGCTGACCCCGGGCTCGCCAGCCAGGGCCTGGTTGAGACAGCCGATAGCGGCGGCGATCAGCGCAACGGTCGCCAGGCTGAAGGATTCGGGCTGCAAGGCTGCGAGCGGCGCAGCGCAGGCCATCAGCACCGCGCTCAGGGTCATCACCAGGGTCGCGCGCCAGTCGCCCACCCGCTGACCCAGCCAGGCAGCGCCGGTAGTGGCCAGCAGAAAAACGCCAAGCACCGCCAGCAAGGGTGCTGTCGACTGCCAACGTCCCTGCAACGCGAACTCGCCGACCCTGGTGGTATTGCCGGTCATGTACACCGCGAGCAATTGCTTGCTGTGCTGGAACACCAGCGCATCGGTGGCACCGGCCAGTGCGATCAATGGCAGTGCCCGGCGCAGGCCGCCCCTGGGGCTCGGCGAAGGCTTTGGATCGGGCATCGGCGCGTGCTCTTCAGTCAGGTCGTGAAAAGTCGACCCGCTGCCGGCGCCAAACGTTCAGGGCGATAGGGGTTGCCCGGCCCAGGCACAGATGAAATTTCGCTCAGGGACTTCCAGACGCCTTGTTATACAGTAACCTTCTGCTCTACCAAACAACGACTTACGGCGGGTTCTTCATGTACAGACGTCGCCTTCTCACCTATCTGCTAGCGGGCGTGGCCTTGCCTGCGCCGCTGCTCGCTCACGCCCAGCAGCAAGTGTTGGCCGCGCGCGGCGCGCGGGTCGGTGACAAATTGCGCGTGGTGCTGGAGCTCAGCGGCCCGGTGCAGTACCAGTCTTTCGAGCTGGGCTCGCCGCCGCGGCTGATCCTCGACCTGCATGGCACCCGGCTGTTGACCGCCCTGCGCGACCCGTCACTGGCCAGCGCGCCGATCAAGGCGATCCGCAGCAGTGCCAGGGGTCCCGGCGACACCCGGGTGGTGCTGGAATTCGACCAGCCGGTGCAGAGCAAGACCTTTCTGCTGCCGCCCGAGGGCGGCAAGGGCCACCGCCTGGTGGTCGATCTGCAGACACAGGCCAGCCCGGCCATCGTCAAGACTGCGCCGCCGGCCGCAGCGGCGGCGACGGCAGTGGCCGAAGAGAAAGCGAGTTCGGTCAAACGCCAGCGCGACATCATCGTGGTGATCGACGCCGGCCACGGCGGCAAGGACCCGGGCGCCATCGGCGGCGGTGGCGAGCAGGAGAAGCACGTGGCGCTGTCCATCGCCCGCCTGCTGGCCCAGCGTATCGATCGGCAGAAGGGTTACAAGGCGCGCCTGGTGCGCAACGACGACATCTTCATTCCGCTGCGCAAGCGGGTCGACGTGGCGCACAAGTACAACGCCGACATGTTCGTCTCGGTCCACGCCGATGCCGCGCCGCGCCTCACCGCATCGGGCGCTTCGGTGTTCGCCCTCTCCGAACACGGCGCGACTTCGGCCATGGCCAGCTACATGGCGCAGCAGGAGAACAGCGCCGACATGCTCGGCAGCCGCCAGCTGCTGACGCTCAAGGACAAGGACCCGATGCTCGCCGACGTCATCCTCGACATGTCGATGAATTCGACCATCAGCGCCAGCCTGGACCTGGGCAACATCGTCCTCGGCCATGTCGGCAAGGTCGCCGGGGTGCATGGCATGCGCGTGGAACAGGCCGGTTTCGCCGTGCTCAAGTCGCCGGACATTCCCTCGATCCTGGTCGAGACCGGCTTCATCTCCAACGCCGGCGACTGCCGCCGGCTGATCGACGGGCGCCACCAGCAGAAGCTGGCCGGGGCGATCTTCGACGGCGTCACCCAGTACTTCAGCCGCAACCCGCCGGAAGGCACCTACCTGGCCGAGGTCAAGGGCAGCTCGCTGGCGTGACGCCGGCCGATATCACCCCAACGCATGCCAAAGCAGCAGGGTGCCCACCAGCCCCACCACCGAGACGATGGTCTGCAGCACCGACCAGACCATGATGGTCTGCTTGAGCTGCAGGCCGAAGTACTCGCGCACCATCCAG includes these proteins:
- a CDS encoding N-acetylmuramoyl-L-alanine amidase → MYRRRLLTYLLAGVALPAPLLAHAQQQVLAARGARVGDKLRVVLELSGPVQYQSFELGSPPRLILDLHGTRLLTALRDPSLASAPIKAIRSSARGPGDTRVVLEFDQPVQSKTFLLPPEGGKGHRLVVDLQTQASPAIVKTAPPAAAAATAVAEEKASSVKRQRDIIVVIDAGHGGKDPGAIGGGGEQEKHVALSIARLLAQRIDRQKGYKARLVRNDDIFIPLRKRVDVAHKYNADMFVSVHADAAPRLTASGASVFALSEHGATSAMASYMAQQENSADMLGSRQLLTLKDKDPMLADVILDMSMNSTISASLDLGNIVLGHVGKVAGVHGMRVEQAGFAVLKSPDIPSILVETGFISNAGDCRRLIDGRHQQKLAGAIFDGVTQYFSRNPPEGTYLAEVKGSSLA